One Qipengyuania gaetbuli genomic region harbors:
- a CDS encoding HAD family hydrolase — MRIAIYDLDRTLTRQPTFTPFLAFGARRLAPWRLALMPVWVLAMIGYRAGLYSRTALKRFGMKLMTGCPERETLSELGDRYAQARIEDPGLMPHTLRLLEEDRKADARLMIATAAFGFYASGFAERLGIAHLIATEWDGSDIPGGNCYGETKKARVLAWFAKNEIDREQATVRFVSDSFADAPLLDWADEPIFVTTSKRETARAEARGWRVIDPLSAG; from the coding sequence GTGCGGATAGCGATCTACGACCTCGACCGGACCCTTACCAGGCAGCCGACATTCACTCCGTTTCTCGCATTCGGAGCGAGGAGGCTGGCCCCTTGGCGCCTGGCGCTGATGCCTGTTTGGGTGCTCGCCATGATCGGCTACCGGGCCGGCCTCTATTCCCGCACAGCGCTGAAGCGTTTCGGAATGAAGTTGATGACGGGATGTCCCGAGCGCGAAACCCTGTCCGAGCTAGGGGACCGATATGCACAGGCGCGGATCGAGGATCCCGGCCTCATGCCCCACACGCTCCGCCTGCTGGAAGAAGACCGCAAGGCCGATGCTCGCCTGATGATCGCCACTGCCGCTTTCGGCTTCTACGCTTCGGGCTTTGCCGAAAGGCTGGGGATTGCGCATTTGATCGCCACCGAATGGGATGGTTCGGATATCCCCGGCGGCAATTGCTATGGTGAAACCAAGAAAGCGCGCGTGCTGGCGTGGTTCGCCAAAAACGAAATCGACCGCGAGCAGGCAACGGTCCGGTTCGTGAGCGACAGTTTCGCAGATGCGCCGCTCCTCGACTGGGCGGACGAGCCGATCTTCGTGACAACCTCGAAACGGGAAACTGCACGCGCCGAGGCGCGGGGGTGGCGGGTTATAGACCCGCTTTCTGCCGGATAG
- a CDS encoding class I SAM-dependent methyltransferase has product MGVRSFYDRHIMPRMITLACGQKPIEKRRREIVPLAEGKVFELGCGGGLNQSLYDSERVTSFSGIDPNETLLDAARQRAREKGWEHDIRQGVGEDIPFADGSFDTAVVTFTLCSVEDPAKVLGELRRILKPRGKLLFLEHGRAPDPGVARWQERVEPVWKPLAGGCHLTRPIGSSLRAAGFDVAPMGQDYLPNAPRIMGWMEWGVARRAGV; this is encoded by the coding sequence ATGGGAGTGCGAAGTTTCTACGACCGGCACATAATGCCGCGGATGATCACGCTCGCTTGCGGGCAGAAGCCGATCGAGAAGCGCCGGCGCGAAATCGTGCCGCTGGCCGAAGGCAAGGTTTTCGAACTCGGGTGCGGCGGTGGCCTCAACCAGTCGCTGTACGACAGTGAACGGGTCACGTCCTTCAGCGGGATCGACCCCAACGAAACATTGCTCGATGCTGCCCGCCAGAGAGCGCGGGAGAAGGGCTGGGAGCACGACATCCGTCAAGGCGTGGGAGAAGATATCCCGTTCGCAGACGGTTCGTTCGATACAGCCGTGGTGACCTTTACCCTGTGTTCGGTGGAGGATCCGGCCAAGGTGCTGGGCGAGTTGCGGCGAATTCTCAAGCCACGCGGCAAGCTGCTGTTTCTAGAGCATGGCCGTGCCCCCGACCCCGGCGTAGCCCGCTGGCAGGAACGCGTGGAGCCCGTATGGAAGCCGCTGGCAGGCGGCTGCCACCTGACGCGCCCGATCGGCTCCAGCCTGAGAGCCGCCGGGTTCGATGTTGCCCCGATGGGGCAGGACTACCTACCCAACGCCCCCCGTATCATGGGGTGGATGGAATGGGGCGTCGCGCGGCGCGCCGGCGTCTGA
- a CDS encoding nucleotidyltransferase family protein, protein MTFSALVLAGTRPGGDPLAGAEGAAHKALIQIEGRSLLERVVSSLKASGAARIGVSCDHPEVVSLARQLGAEVLLTGQGPSESAAIAFEELGTPLVVTTADHALLESGWVTQLVSDTPADADIGVMLAHRDDIEAHMPGTRRTYLNFADGAWSGCNLFYLATPRSRAAIESWKAVEADRKRPWRIVRRLGLASLVSYALGRLTLAQGIETLGRRLGVEARLVRAENGLAAVDVDKPQDLADIRGYLARKLG, encoded by the coding sequence GTGACCTTTTCCGCTCTGGTTCTTGCCGGAACGAGGCCCGGGGGCGACCCGCTGGCGGGCGCCGAGGGTGCCGCGCACAAAGCGCTGATCCAAATAGAGGGGCGCAGCTTGCTGGAGCGGGTCGTTTCCAGCCTGAAAGCTTCGGGGGCGGCGCGTATCGGCGTGTCCTGCGACCATCCCGAAGTGGTGTCACTCGCGAGGCAGCTTGGCGCCGAGGTCTTGCTCACGGGGCAGGGGCCGAGCGAGAGTGCTGCCATCGCTTTCGAGGAACTCGGGACGCCGCTTGTCGTCACCACGGCTGACCATGCCCTGCTCGAAAGCGGATGGGTCACGCAACTCGTATCGGACACGCCCGCCGACGCGGACATCGGGGTCATGCTGGCGCATCGCGACGATATCGAGGCGCATATGCCCGGCACGCGGCGGACCTACCTCAACTTCGCCGATGGAGCGTGGTCGGGATGCAATCTCTTCTATCTCGCGACCCCCCGGTCGCGCGCAGCGATTGAAAGCTGGAAAGCGGTCGAGGCTGACAGGAAGCGTCCCTGGCGTATCGTGAGGCGCCTCGGGCTCGCTTCGCTGGTGTCCTATGCGCTTGGCAGGTTGACCCTTGCGCAGGGCATCGAGACTCTGGGTCGCCGTCTGGGTGTCGAAGCGCGGTTGGTCAGGGCGGAAAACGGGCTTGCTGCAGTCGATGTGGACAAGCCGCAGGACCTCGCCGACATCAGGGGCTACCTTGCCCGCAAACTGGGCTGA
- a CDS encoding lipopolysaccharide biosynthesis protein, with the protein MQPPQEPAQRRDGLSNILRNLAWILGGKGFGAVCSFFYLAILARSLGLKDFGHFSLIFGTAQALVAVAGFQTWQTLVRFGAQPVLENDHPRFGRLIWFCTSADILGAVTGCMIAALLYFGFAEILELNPEFTTMGFLFACALMWSRLTTPSGIVRVLGRFDVGMYIEAIIPTGRLIASGIILWTGASVGKFLFAWAFFDLLSAACYWIAASRLAPEAFHRKHFGHWQAMFAENEGVRGFFGVTYLATSLDAAVRQGPLLAVGLFLGTSAAGLYRLADQLAQGVKQFAVLIARAVLPEFAIAQMADEAHRFETLVRRVTRIAALAGVVVLLAALFLGEPLLVLIGGDDYARGAVVLVPLAVGAAFELASVSYEPTLYSTGYAGHALRVRLLAIAVLVIAILGFVSFGPVGVGWAVALAMSVFYFAMSATVWMILRQLRRKAAAA; encoded by the coding sequence ATGCAGCCGCCCCAAGAACCCGCGCAGCGTCGTGACGGGTTGTCCAACATTCTGCGCAACCTGGCATGGATCCTCGGAGGCAAGGGCTTCGGGGCCGTTTGCAGCTTTTTCTACCTCGCGATCCTCGCCCGTTCGCTAGGCCTGAAGGATTTCGGGCACTTTTCGCTCATCTTCGGAACCGCGCAGGCGCTGGTGGCGGTTGCCGGTTTCCAGACCTGGCAGACGCTGGTGCGCTTCGGTGCGCAGCCCGTGCTCGAAAACGACCATCCGCGCTTCGGCCGCCTGATCTGGTTTTGCACTTCTGCCGATATCCTTGGGGCGGTCACGGGCTGCATGATTGCTGCGTTGCTGTACTTCGGCTTTGCGGAAATCCTCGAACTCAATCCCGAATTCACGACCATGGGCTTCCTGTTCGCCTGCGCGCTGATGTGGTCGCGGCTGACCACGCCGAGCGGTATCGTGCGCGTCCTGGGCCGGTTCGATGTCGGCATGTATATCGAAGCGATAATTCCGACCGGCCGCCTGATTGCCAGCGGGATCATCCTGTGGACCGGGGCGAGCGTCGGCAAGTTCCTCTTCGCCTGGGCATTCTTCGACCTGCTTTCGGCCGCCTGTTACTGGATCGCCGCCTCGCGCCTCGCGCCGGAAGCCTTCCATCGGAAGCACTTCGGGCACTGGCAGGCGATGTTCGCCGAGAACGAGGGCGTGCGCGGCTTCTTCGGTGTGACCTATCTGGCGACCTCGCTCGACGCTGCGGTCAGGCAGGGGCCGCTGCTGGCGGTCGGCCTGTTCCTCGGGACGAGTGCTGCGGGTCTTTATCGTCTTGCCGACCAATTGGCGCAGGGCGTGAAGCAGTTCGCCGTCCTGATCGCGCGAGCCGTCCTGCCCGAATTCGCCATCGCGCAGATGGCCGACGAAGCACACCGTTTCGAAACGCTGGTCCGGCGGGTGACCCGCATAGCCGCGCTGGCCGGCGTGGTTGTCCTCTTGGCGGCCCTGTTCCTGGGCGAGCCGCTGCTCGTCCTCATTGGAGGCGATGACTACGCGCGCGGCGCTGTCGTGCTTGTTCCGCTGGCGGTGGGCGCGGCCTTCGAACTGGCCAGCGTGTCCTACGAGCCCACTCTTTACTCGACCGGCTATGCCGGACATGCCCTGCGCGTCAGGCTGCTCGCCATAGCGGTCCTGGTGATTGCGATCCTCGGCTTCGTATCCTTCGGCCCGGTCGGTGTGGGCTGGGCGGTCGCGCTGGCGATGAGCGTGTTCTACTTCGCGATGAGCGCCACGGTATGGATGATCCTGCGCCAGCTTCGCCGGAAGGCGGCCGCTGCGTGA
- a CDS encoding penicillin-binding protein 1A, with the protein MRENWHHNQRLRVLTYLIGIAVMLLVLLWASLARNLPDAESLLDYETPLPTVVRGVDGEIVHSYARERRVQLQYIDFPQPMIEAFLSAEDKTFFSHSGVDFTGTLNAVFDYATKYGSGERAVGGSTITQQVAKNLLLGDEYSVTRKLKEMILAQRIEQVLTKQEILELYLNEIPLGRRSFGVQAAARAYFDKDVDQLELHETAFLAILPKAPERYGRERFRDMAVARRNFVLDQMVANDFVSAAEAAQAKAQPLGLVQQRSERSADAGYFLEEVRRQLIDQFGETAEDGGNSVYAGGLWVRTSLDVELQDAARDALRAQLLSYHGNRGYTGPVATLNPDNGDLHGQLASSNLSTNYRNWRIGVVTEGGSSPKLGLTDGKDYPLAGAPNTLRVGDVVAAEPSGSGYRLRAIPEVSGAFLAEDPQTGRILAMQGGFDSRLGSFNRATQALRQPGSTIKPFVYAAALDNGMTPATMVPDQTFCVWQGANLGEKCFRNFGGGGGGEHTLRWGLEQSRNLMTVHIADDTGMQNVVQTIKRLGIGDYEPYYSFALGAGDTTVVNMVNAYAALANWGRMNPGTVIDFVQDRRGKVIYRSDKRECTGCNMDEWDGQPMPRFEPSGKQVLDPRTAFQMVHMLQGVVTRGTAVRLRSLELPMFGKTGTTNGPTNAWFVGGTPDIVAGMYVGFDQPRNLGGWVQGGNTAAPIMQRFVQETKERWTAQDFIAPPGIRMVKIDRRTGKRVFEGTPSNEPTAAVIWEAFKPDTEPPRSTRSDELAAQRAEILELIRRAREGVRANTSQASTVREEGPGDFVEENEGIY; encoded by the coding sequence ATGCGCGAGAACTGGCATCACAACCAGCGCCTGCGCGTCCTGACCTATCTCATTGGTATCGCGGTCATGCTGCTGGTCCTCCTCTGGGCCTCGCTGGCGCGCAACCTGCCCGATGCGGAAAGCCTGCTCGACTACGAAACGCCGCTGCCGACAGTGGTGCGCGGCGTCGACGGCGAGATCGTCCATTCCTACGCCCGCGAGCGGCGCGTGCAATTGCAGTATATCGACTTCCCGCAGCCGATGATCGAGGCGTTCCTTTCGGCCGAGGACAAGACCTTCTTCAGCCATAGCGGTGTCGACTTCACCGGCACCCTGAACGCTGTGTTCGATTACGCCACCAAATACGGTTCGGGCGAGCGTGCGGTAGGTGGTTCGACCATTACCCAGCAGGTCGCCAAGAACCTGCTGCTCGGGGATGAATACTCGGTCACCCGCAAGCTGAAGGAAATGATCCTTGCCCAGCGCATCGAACAGGTACTGACCAAGCAGGAGATTCTCGAACTCTATCTCAACGAAATCCCGTTGGGACGCCGCAGCTTCGGCGTGCAGGCCGCAGCGCGCGCCTATTTCGACAAGGATGTGGACCAGCTCGAACTGCACGAGACTGCATTCCTCGCAATCCTGCCCAAGGCGCCCGAGCGCTATGGCCGCGAGCGCTTCCGCGACATGGCGGTCGCCCGCCGCAATTTCGTGCTCGACCAGATGGTCGCGAACGATTTCGTGTCCGCTGCCGAAGCCGCACAGGCCAAAGCGCAGCCGCTCGGCCTCGTCCAGCAACGCAGCGAGCGCTCGGCCGATGCAGGCTACTTCCTGGAGGAAGTGCGCCGCCAGCTGATCGACCAGTTCGGCGAGACGGCGGAGGATGGCGGCAACAGCGTCTATGCGGGCGGCCTGTGGGTTCGCACATCGCTCGACGTCGAATTGCAGGATGCTGCGCGCGATGCTCTGCGTGCCCAGCTGCTGAGCTACCATGGCAACCGCGGCTACACCGGTCCGGTTGCGACGCTCAATCCCGACAATGGCGACCTTCACGGCCAGCTCGCCTCCTCCAACCTCTCCACCAATTACCGCAACTGGCGTATCGGCGTGGTGACGGAGGGCGGCAGTTCGCCCAAGCTCGGCCTGACGGACGGCAAGGACTACCCCCTGGCCGGCGCGCCGAACACGTTGCGTGTCGGCGATGTGGTGGCGGCCGAGCCCTCCGGTTCCGGCTATCGTCTGCGGGCCATCCCCGAAGTTTCGGGCGCATTTCTCGCGGAAGACCCGCAGACCGGCCGTATCCTAGCGATGCAGGGCGGTTTCGACAGCCGTCTGGGTAGCTTCAACCGTGCGACGCAGGCGCTGCGCCAGCCGGGCTCGACCATCAAGCCGTTCGTGTATGCGGCGGCGCTCGACAACGGCATGACTCCGGCGACCATGGTGCCGGACCAGACCTTCTGCGTCTGGCAAGGCGCAAACCTTGGCGAAAAATGCTTCCGCAACTTTGGCGGCGGCGGCGGTGGCGAGCATACGCTCCGCTGGGGTCTCGAGCAGAGCCGCAACCTCATGACGGTCCACATTGCCGATGACACGGGCATGCAGAACGTCGTGCAGACGATCAAGCGGCTCGGTATCGGAGATTACGAGCCGTACTATTCCTTCGCGCTGGGCGCGGGCGACACCACGGTTGTCAACATGGTCAACGCCTATGCGGCGCTCGCCAACTGGGGCCGGATGAACCCCGGGACGGTCATCGACTTCGTCCAGGATCGCCGCGGCAAGGTGATCTACCGTTCCGACAAGCGTGAATGCACGGGCTGCAACATGGATGAATGGGACGGCCAGCCCATGCCGCGCTTCGAGCCTTCGGGCAAACAGGTGCTCGACCCGCGCACGGCCTTCCAGATGGTGCATATGCTCCAGGGCGTCGTCACGCGCGGGACGGCGGTACGCCTTCGCAGCCTCGAACTTCCGATGTTTGGCAAGACCGGCACGACCAACGGCCCAACCAATGCATGGTTCGTCGGCGGCACGCCTGACATCGTGGCGGGCATGTATGTCGGTTTCGATCAGCCCCGCAATCTCGGCGGGTGGGTGCAGGGCGGCAATACTGCTGCGCCGATCATGCAGCGTTTCGTCCAGGAGACGAAAGAACGCTGGACCGCACAGGACTTCATCGCGCCTCCCGGCATCCGAATGGTCAAGATCGACCGGCGGACCGGCAAGCGCGTGTTCGAAGGCACGCCTTCCAACGAGCCGACTGCGGCCGTTATCTGGGAAGCATTCAAACCCGACACCGAACCGCCGCGCTCGACGAGGTCCGACGAACTCGCTGCCCAGCGTGCCGAAATCCTGGAGCTGATCCGCCGCGCCCGTGAAGGTGTCCGCGCGAACACCAGCCAGGCCTCGACAGTGCGCGAGGAGGGGCCGGGCGACTTCGTCGAGGAAAACGAGGGCATCTACTAG
- a CDS encoding succinate dehydrogenase iron-sulfur subunit, with translation MATFTLPKNSKINGKGRAHKADGAGRVKKFKIYRYDPDSGENPRYDTFEIDLDDCGPMVLDALFKIKNEIDPTLTFRRSCREGICGSCSMNLNGKNGLACTTAIDDLKGEIRITPLPHMDVVKDLVPDFTHFYAQYASIRPWLQTVSPTPSGKERLQSPEQREKLDGLYECILCACCSTSCPSYWWNSDKFLGPAILLQAYRWLADSRDEMTGERLDQLEDPFRLYRCHTIMNCANVCPKGLSPAKAIAETKKMMAERTI, from the coding sequence ATGGCTACTTTCACCCTCCCGAAGAACTCGAAGATCAATGGCAAGGGCCGTGCCCACAAGGCCGACGGCGCGGGCCGGGTGAAGAAGTTCAAGATCTACCGCTACGATCCCGACAGCGGCGAAAACCCGCGCTACGATACGTTCGAGATCGATCTCGACGATTGCGGCCCGATGGTTCTCGACGCGCTGTTCAAGATCAAGAACGAGATCGACCCCACTCTGACTTTCCGCCGGTCCTGCCGCGAAGGCATCTGCGGTTCCTGCTCGATGAATTTGAACGGCAAGAACGGCCTCGCCTGCACCACCGCGATCGACGATCTCAAGGGCGAAATCCGGATCACCCCCCTGCCCCACATGGATGTGGTCAAGGATTTGGTGCCCGATTTCACGCACTTCTACGCGCAATATGCCTCGATCCGCCCCTGGCTCCAGACGGTCAGCCCGACGCCCAGCGGCAAAGAACGGCTCCAGTCGCCCGAACAGCGCGAAAAGCTGGACGGCCTTTACGAGTGCATCCTGTGCGCATGCTGCTCGACCTCGTGCCCGAGCTATTGGTGGAACAGCGACAAGTTCCTGGGTCCGGCAATCCTGCTCCAGGCCTATCGCTGGCTGGCCGACAGCCGCGACGAGATGACGGGCGAACGCCTAGACCAGCTCGAGGATCCGTTCCGCCTCTATCGCTGCCACACCATCATGAACTGCGCGAACGTCTGCCCCAAGGGCCTGAGCCCGGCAAAGGCGATCGCCGAAACCAAGAAGATGATGGCAGAGCGCACCATCTAA
- a CDS encoding Rne/Rng family ribonuclease: protein MATRMLIDARHQEETRVAVLKGNRIEEFDFESADKKQIKGNIYLAKVTRVEPSLQAAFVDFGGNRHGFLAFSEIHPDYYQIPKEDRAALLAAEAEAAEEEQRLRAEEEERGELPGEEYDADEESAEALAEDLAEDGLEEVDTSDKDDVATIEEGHLDGDEEDEDDDDADGDDDAEAEDRSKDRGRRGRGRRQGKGRSRAKEVDEARAKRMALRRKYKIQDVIQRRQVLLVQVVKEERGNKGAALTTYLSLAGRYTVLMPNSSHGGGISRKINSASDRKRLKQIVGDLSLPKTMGLIVRTAGLSRTKTEIKRDFDYLARLWDEIRENTLASAAPALIHSDSDLIKRAIRDIYNKEIEEVVVEGEEGYKSAKAFMKMLMPSHARRVKQYVDPVPLFQRYGAEDQLKAMYDPVVQLKSGGYLVINPTEALVSIDINSGRSTKEHNIEQTALSTNLEAAKEIARQLRLRDMAGLVVIDFIDQEHHSNTRKVERAMKDALKSDRARIQVGRISSFGLMEMSRQRLRTGVLEATTRECPHCDGTGLVRTASSAGLSALRLIEEEAAKGKGTKIRLAASTEAAVYLLNEKRNDLIEIEQRYGVTVEVVPEGEDEGAKMSVSSHGPKPKDAPRFDTIVDDEDDDENIVDETDEDEETEEDEGDDRPRKKRRRRRGGRGRNKNRDRDDDSEDEGSEDADEEDDKPEAGEEDGEDKPRKRRRRGGRRRGGRGRGGKSEEVTSEDAANLEEVSEQVVDDMAIVAGPEDAPQTAEEAFEDKPKKKRAPRRKKAAEAEAPEQAEAPAEEKSAEEKPKRTRKKKADAEAEPAAEKPADAEEKPKPKRTRRKAADAEPAVSSEEPTEKPKRTRKKKAEETVEDQPKEKKATKPAAKASAEAGDDSDGDADGKPKRGWWQRTFGE from the coding sequence ATGGCAACGCGCATGCTAATCGACGCGCGCCACCAGGAAGAAACCCGGGTGGCGGTCCTCAAGGGAAACCGGATTGAGGAATTCGATTTCGAATCTGCCGACAAGAAGCAGATCAAGGGTAATATCTATCTCGCAAAGGTAACCAGGGTCGAACCGTCGCTGCAGGCGGCCTTCGTCGACTTTGGCGGAAACCGTCACGGTTTCCTCGCCTTCAGCGAAATCCACCCCGACTATTACCAGATCCCCAAGGAAGACCGCGCCGCCCTGCTCGCTGCTGAGGCCGAGGCTGCGGAAGAAGAACAGCGCCTGCGCGCCGAAGAGGAAGAGCGCGGCGAACTGCCCGGCGAGGAATACGACGCCGACGAGGAAAGCGCCGAAGCACTGGCGGAAGACCTCGCGGAAGACGGCCTCGAGGAAGTCGACACCTCCGACAAGGACGACGTGGCCACCATCGAGGAAGGCCATCTCGACGGCGACGAGGAAGACGAAGACGACGACGATGCAGACGGCGATGACGACGCCGAGGCTGAAGACCGTTCGAAGGATCGCGGTCGCCGCGGTCGCGGGCGCCGCCAGGGCAAGGGCCGCAGCCGTGCCAAGGAAGTCGACGAAGCCCGCGCCAAGCGCATGGCCCTGCGTCGCAAGTACAAGATCCAGGACGTCATCCAGCGCCGCCAGGTCCTGCTCGTCCAGGTCGTGAAGGAAGAGCGTGGCAACAAGGGTGCCGCCCTCACCACCTATCTCAGCCTTGCCGGCCGCTACACTGTGCTCATGCCGAACAGCAGCCATGGTGGCGGCATTTCTCGCAAGATCAATTCCGCCAGCGACCGCAAGCGCCTGAAGCAGATCGTCGGCGATCTCAGCCTGCCCAAGACCATGGGCCTGATCGTGCGCACTGCCGGCCTTTCGCGCACCAAGACCGAGATCAAGCGCGACTTCGATTACCTTGCCCGCCTGTGGGACGAAATCCGCGAGAACACACTCGCATCGGCCGCACCGGCGCTGATCCATTCGGACAGCGACCTGATCAAGCGCGCCATCCGCGACATCTACAACAAGGAAATCGAGGAAGTCGTCGTCGAGGGCGAGGAAGGCTACAAGTCGGCCAAGGCCTTCATGAAGATGCTCATGCCCAGCCATGCGCGCCGGGTGAAGCAGTATGTCGACCCTGTGCCGCTGTTCCAGCGCTATGGCGCGGAAGACCAGCTCAAGGCGATGTACGATCCAGTGGTCCAGCTCAAATCGGGCGGCTACCTCGTCATCAACCCGACCGAAGCGCTCGTTTCGATCGACATCAACTCGGGTCGTTCCACCAAGGAACACAATATCGAGCAGACGGCGCTGTCGACCAACCTCGAAGCGGCCAAGGAAATCGCTCGCCAGCTGCGCCTGCGCGACATGGCCGGCCTGGTCGTGATCGACTTCATCGACCAGGAACACCATTCGAATACCCGCAAGGTCGAGCGCGCGATGAAGGATGCGCTCAAGAGCGACCGCGCGCGCATTCAGGTGGGCCGCATTTCAAGCTTCGGCCTCATGGAGATGAGCCGTCAGCGCCTGCGCACCGGCGTGCTCGAGGCGACCACGCGCGAATGTCCGCATTGTGACGGTACCGGCCTCGTGCGCACGGCCAGTTCGGCCGGCCTTTCGGCTCTCCGCCTGATCGAAGAAGAAGCGGCCAAGGGCAAGGGAACGAAGATCCGCCTCGCTGCCAGCACCGAAGCGGCAGTCTACCTCCTCAACGAGAAGCGCAACGACCTCATCGAAATCGAACAGCGCTACGGCGTGACCGTCGAAGTCGTGCCCGAAGGCGAGGACGAAGGCGCCAAGATGAGCGTGTCGAGCCACGGCCCCAAGCCGAAGGACGCGCCGCGCTTCGACACCATTGTCGATGACGAGGACGACGACGAAAATATCGTCGACGAGACCGACGAAGACGAAGAAACCGAAGAAGACGAGGGCGACGACCGTCCGCGCAAGAAGCGCCGCCGCCGCCGTGGTGGTCGCGGTCGCAACAAGAACCGCGACCGTGACGACGATTCCGAAGACGAAGGATCCGAGGACGCCGACGAAGAAGACGACAAGCCCGAAGCCGGCGAGGAAGACGGCGAGGACAAGCCGCGCAAGCGTCGTCGTCGCGGCGGTCGCCGCCGTGGTGGTCGCGGGCGCGGCGGCAAGTCGGAGGAAGTGACCTCCGAAGACGCCGCCAATCTCGAAGAAGTGTCCGAACAGGTCGTTGACGACATGGCAATCGTTGCCGGTCCGGAAGACGCCCCCCAGACCGCCGAAGAGGCATTCGAGGACAAGCCCAAGAAGAAGCGCGCCCCGCGCCGCAAGAAGGCTGCCGAGGCCGAGGCTCCCGAACAAGCGGAAGCGCCTGCAGAGGAAAAGTCCGCCGAAGAAAAGCCGAAGCGCACCCGCAAGAAGAAGGCCGATGCCGAGGCTGAACCGGCTGCGGAAAAGCCAGCGGACGCAGAGGAAAAGCCGAAGCCCAAGCGCACCCGGCGCAAGGCGGCTGACGCTGAGCCTGCGGTCAGCTCGGAAGAACCTACCGAGAAGCCCAAGCGCACGCGCAAGAAGAAGGCAGAAGAAACGGTCGAGGATCAGCCTAAGGAGAAGAAGGCTACGAAGCCCGCCGCCAAGGCTTCAGCCGAGGCCGGTGACGACAGCGATGGCGATGCCGATGGCAAGCCGAAGCGCGGCTGGTGGCAGAGAACCTTCGGCGAATAA
- a CDS encoding N-acetylmuramoyl-L-alanine amidase family protein has product MQILAPILLTLASLAGAIGLAWQSGLAGPEPGIVLRASLPQQTVRAELPQVRGADSLPLIVIDPGHGGFDPGASASGYREKTLVLGLARALRDEIESRKIARVALTREDDRYLLHSERFEMARRLGADLFLSIHADSAGDAGEVEGASIYTLSDRASSAAAARFAARENASDRLNGVDLGATSDTVSDILVELSQRRTQAQSDEFARLIQRAGEGVITFHPQPRHAADLKVLRAPDIPSVLFESGYITNEEDARRLASPEGRQRFAQVMSRAIALYFARQEES; this is encoded by the coding sequence ATGCAGATACTCGCTCCGATACTGCTAACCCTTGCTTCTCTGGCCGGGGCGATCGGGCTTGCATGGCAGTCGGGCCTTGCCGGACCCGAACCGGGCATCGTGCTGCGCGCCAGCCTCCCGCAGCAGACAGTCCGTGCCGAATTGCCGCAGGTGCGGGGAGCCGATTCGCTCCCGCTCATCGTCATCGACCCGGGGCATGGGGGCTTCGATCCGGGCGCGTCCGCATCGGGATACCGTGAGAAAACACTGGTCCTCGGCCTGGCGCGCGCACTGCGCGACGAAATCGAATCGCGCAAGATCGCCCGGGTCGCTCTGACGCGTGAAGACGATCGCTACCTCCTCCATTCGGAACGCTTCGAAATGGCCCGTCGCCTGGGCGCCGACCTGTTCCTTTCCATCCACGCCGACAGCGCGGGCGATGCGGGCGAGGTGGAAGGCGCCAGCATCTACACGCTTTCCGACCGCGCTTCGAGCGCGGCAGCAGCGCGTTTTGCTGCACGCGAAAACGCGTCCGACCGCCTGAACGGCGTCGATCTGGGCGCAACGAGTGACACGGTCAGCGACATTCTCGTCGAGCTGTCGCAGCGCCGGACGCAAGCGCAGTCCGACGAGTTTGCGCGCCTCATTCAGCGGGCAGGCGAGGGTGTGATCACCTTCCATCCGCAACCTCGTCACGCTGCGGACCTGAAAGTCCTGCGGGCACCGGACATACCCTCTGTCCTGTTCGAAAGCGGCTATATAACCAACGAGGAAGATGCGCGGCGCCTTGCTTCGCCCGAGGGCCGGCAACGTTTCGCCCAGGTCATGAGCCGCGCGATCGCGCTCTATTTCGCCCGCCAGGAGGAAAGCTGA